Proteins encoded by one window of Xiphias gladius isolate SHS-SW01 ecotype Sanya breed wild chromosome 15, ASM1685928v1, whole genome shotgun sequence:
- the b3gnt2a gene encoding N-acetyllactosaminide beta-1,3-N-acetylglucosaminyltransferase 2a, with product MPAACRKARALYVVVMLNVVICVLMGVLWNLGRDKSSRHVVQIPSKRFWRRQVLSKSFWNKEQQRLDLIHNPIINSALSSNSIIKLPDWLNDTGPLNPCEPDNRVPTQILDYNSLPRRFQDFLLHMRCRTYPMLINQPHVCDDKPFLLLAVKSVIPHFDRRQAIRETWGRAGVLANRTVATVFLLGNAMPVDHFPDLLGMLGHEADLHKDLLQWDYRDTFFNLTLKEVLFLEWFSQNCPHARYILKGDDDVFVNTLRIIDLLEGLSENKAKDLFIGDVISNAGPHRDRKLKYFIPESVFVGQYPPYAGGGGYLYSGELALRLYNISGQVVLYPIDDVYTGMCLKKLGLVPEKHTGFRTFDIAEKYKYNTCIYRSLMLVHSRTPQEMLKIWPWIVHPELECQ from the coding sequence ATGCCTGCGGCCTGCAGGAAAGCGAGGGCGCTCTATGTGGTGGTGATGCTCAACGTGGTCATCTGCGTCCTGATGGGCGTGTTGTGGAACCTCGGGCGTGACAAAAGCAGCCGCCACGTGGTCCAAATCCCATCCAAGAGGTTTTGGCGCCGACAGGTGCTGAGCAAATCGTTCTGGAACAAGGAGCAGCAGCGCCTGGACCTCATCCACAACCCCATCATCAACTCTGCACTCTCCAGCAACTCTATCATCAAGCTGCCGGATTGGCTGAACGACACCGGGCCACTCAACCCTTGCGAGCCAGACAACAGAGTCCCCACACAAATCTTGGACTACAACTCCCTGCCGCGGCGATTCCAGGATTTTCTTTTGCACATGCGCTGCAGGACATACCCCATGCTGATAAATCAGCCCCATGTCTGTGATGATAAACCCTTCCTGCTGTTGGCGGTCAAGTCGGTGATCCCACATTTTGACCGTCGGCAGGCTATTCGTGAAACATGGGGACGGGCGGGCGTCTTAGCCAATCGGACTGTGGCGACGGTGTTCCTGCTCGGCAACGCCATGCCAGTAGACCACTTCCCAGACCTGTTGGGGATGCTGGGCCACGAGGCGGACCTTCACAAAGACCTCCTACAATGGGACTACAGGGACACCTTCTTCAACCTAACCCTGAAGGAGGTCCTCTTCCTGGAGTGGTTCAGCCAAAACTGTCCCCACGCCCGGTACATCCTCAAGGGTGACGATGACGTCTTCGTCAACACCTTGCGAATCATTGACCTCCTGGAGGGCCTGTCGGAGAACAAGGCCAAGGATTTGTTCATAGGTGATGTTATCAGTAACGCCGGTCCACACCGAGACCGAAAACTTAAGTACTTTATCcctgagagtgtgtttgtggggcAGTACCCGCCCTATGCAGGCGGTGGAGGATATCTGTACTCCGGGGAGTTAGCGCTACGCCTTTACAACATATCTGGACAGGTGGTCTTGTATCCCATTGATGATGTCTATACAGGGATGTGTCTGAAGAAGCTGGGTCTGGTTCCCGAGAAGCACACTGGCTTCAGGACATTTGACATTGCGgagaagtacaagtacaacaCCTGCATCTACAGGAGCTTGATGCTGGTTCACAGCCGGACGCCACAGGAGATGTTGAAGATCTGGCCGTGGATTGTCCATCCCGAGCTGGAGTGCCAGTGA